A single window of Doryrhamphus excisus isolate RoL2022-K1 chromosome 5, RoL_Dexc_1.0, whole genome shotgun sequence DNA harbors:
- the nfic gene encoding nuclear factor 1 C-type isoform X2 codes for MMMSPLALCQDEFHPFIEALLPQVRAFAYTWFNLQARKRKYFKKHEKRMTKEEERAVKEELLGEKAEVKQKWASRLLAKLRKDIRPECREDFVLSITGKKAACCVLSNPDQKGKMRRIDCLRQADKVWRLDLVMVILFKGIPLESTDGERLVKGVQCSNPILCVQPRHISVSVKELDLYLAYYVHDRDVEKSSSPGPTGVSSDQEDSRTATMDGPEFQDTFVTSGVFSVTELVQVSRTPVVSGVGPSFSMGELQGHLAYDLNQSVPTPVSVRRTLASTSSSGSKRHKSGSMEDEVASPGGEYYHSPSSPASSSRNWTDDMEGGVSPPVKKAELDSPSAQEDSPRLGSFTQHHRPVIAVHSGLSRPHPSPSLHFPSSSYFPHGAIRYPPHLGQDPLKDLVSLACDPANQSAASLNGGNQMKVSSHYISSHMLAPSLGPAPSPLPRTLSADSKTPSTSSEGGPNSPTSPTYSAPGTPPTSRPSFVGVTPRDPGGLYQAQSWYLGN; via the exons GATGAGTTCCATCCGTTCATCGAGGCTCTGCTGCCACAGGTCCGCGCCTTCGCCTACACGTGGTTCAACCTCCAGGCCAGGAAGAGGAAGTACTTCAAGAAGCATGAGAAGCGGAtgaccaaagaagaagaaagggcaGTCAAAGAAGAACTCCTCGGGGAGAAGGCAGAG GTGAAACAGAAATGGGCCAGTCGTCTCCTGGCCAAGCTGAGGAAGGACATCAGACCTGAATGCAGAGAAGATTTTGTCCTGTCCATCACCGGCAAGAAAGCTGCATGCTGCGTCCTCTCTAACCCGGACCAAAAAGGCAAAATGAGACGCATCGACTGCCTCAGACAAGCCGATAAG GTGTGGAGGCTGGACTTGGTGATGGTGATCCTGTTTAAAGGAATCCCTTTGGAAAGCACAGACGGAGAGCGTCTGGTGAAGGGAGTCCAGTGCTCCAACCCGATCCTCTGTGTGCAGCCAAGACATATCTCGGTCTCCGTCAAGGAGCTGGACCTCTACTTGGCCTACTACGTGCATGACAGAG ACGTGGAGAAGAGCAGCAGTCCTGGTCCAACAGGAGTATCTTCTGATCAAGAGGACAGTCGCACTGCCACCATGG ATGGTCCAGAGTTCCAGGACACTTTTGTGACCTCTGGAGTTTTCAGTGTCACAGAGCTGGTTCAGGTGTCCAGAA CTCCTGTTGTCTCAGGAGTCGGGCCAAGTTTCTCCATGGGGGAGCTGCAAGGCCACTTGGCCTACGACCTCAACCAGTCTGTCCCCACACCTGTCAGCGTGCGCCGTACGCTGGCCAGCACCTCATCTAGCGG GAGTAAGCGCCATAAGTCTGGCTCCATGGAGGACGAGGTGGCCAGCCCAGGAGGCGAATATTACCATTCACCCTCATCTCCTGCCAGCAGCTCCAGAAACTGGACAGACGACATGGAAGGAG GTGTGTCTCCTCCGGTGAAGAAGGCAGAGCTGGACAGTCCTTCAGCACAGGAGGACTCTCCCAGACTGGGCTCCTTCACTCAGCACCATCGTCCCGTCATTGCCGTGCACAGTG GTCTGTCACGTCCTCACCCATCACCATCACTCCATTTCCCGTCCTCCTCCTACTTTCCCCACGGAGCCATCAGATACCCTCCTCACCTTGGTCAGGATCCCCTCAAGGACCTGGTGTCACTGGCTTGCGACCCCGCCAATCAGAGTGCCGCCTCG CTGAACGGCGGAAACCAAATGAAAGTGTCCAGCCATTACATATCTTCTCACATGTTGGCCCCATCCCTGGGCCCGGCCCCCTCACCTCTGCCCAGGACCCTGTCTGCAGACTCCAAGACCCCCAGCACCTCCTCCGAAGGCGGCCCAAACTCCCCCACGTCGCCCA CTTACTCTGCCCCCGGGACGCCGCCCACCAGTCGCCCCTCCTTTGTTGGAGTCACTCCTCGAGACCCTGGTGGACTCTACCAAGCCCAG TCTTGGTATCTGGGCAACTGA
- the nfic gene encoding nuclear factor 1 C-type isoform X3, with protein sequence MKREGGWIWAGVDNRFNFLGWRLSSDMDEFHPFIEALLPQVRAFAYTWFNLQARKRKYFKKHEKRMTKEEERAVKEELLGEKAEVWRLDLVMVILFKGIPLESTDGERLVKGVQCSNPILCVQPRHISVSVKELDLYLAYYVHDRDVEKSSSPGPTGVSSDQEDSRTATMDGPEFQDTFVTSGVFSVTELVQVSRTPVVSGVGPSFSMGELQGHLAYDLNQSVPTPVSVRRTLASTSSSGSKRHKSGSMEDEVASPGGEYYHSPSSPASSSRNWTDDMEGGVSPPVKKAELDSPSAQEDSPRLGSFTQHHRPVIAVHSGLSRPHPSPSLHFPSSSYFPHGAIRYPPHLGQDPLKDLVSLACDPANQSAASLNGGNQMKVSSHYISSHMLAPSLGPAPSPLPRTLSADSKTPSTSSEGGPNSPTSPTYSAPGTPPTSRPSFVGVTPRDPGGLYQAQSWYLGN encoded by the exons GATGAGTTCCATCCGTTCATCGAGGCTCTGCTGCCACAGGTCCGCGCCTTCGCCTACACGTGGTTCAACCTCCAGGCCAGGAAGAGGAAGTACTTCAAGAAGCATGAGAAGCGGAtgaccaaagaagaagaaagggcaGTCAAAGAAGAACTCCTCGGGGAGAAGGCAGAG GTGTGGAGGCTGGACTTGGTGATGGTGATCCTGTTTAAAGGAATCCCTTTGGAAAGCACAGACGGAGAGCGTCTGGTGAAGGGAGTCCAGTGCTCCAACCCGATCCTCTGTGTGCAGCCAAGACATATCTCGGTCTCCGTCAAGGAGCTGGACCTCTACTTGGCCTACTACGTGCATGACAGAG ACGTGGAGAAGAGCAGCAGTCCTGGTCCAACAGGAGTATCTTCTGATCAAGAGGACAGTCGCACTGCCACCATGG ATGGTCCAGAGTTCCAGGACACTTTTGTGACCTCTGGAGTTTTCAGTGTCACAGAGCTGGTTCAGGTGTCCAGAA CTCCTGTTGTCTCAGGAGTCGGGCCAAGTTTCTCCATGGGGGAGCTGCAAGGCCACTTGGCCTACGACCTCAACCAGTCTGTCCCCACACCTGTCAGCGTGCGCCGTACGCTGGCCAGCACCTCATCTAGCGG GAGTAAGCGCCATAAGTCTGGCTCCATGGAGGACGAGGTGGCCAGCCCAGGAGGCGAATATTACCATTCACCCTCATCTCCTGCCAGCAGCTCCAGAAACTGGACAGACGACATGGAAGGAG GTGTGTCTCCTCCGGTGAAGAAGGCAGAGCTGGACAGTCCTTCAGCACAGGAGGACTCTCCCAGACTGGGCTCCTTCACTCAGCACCATCGTCCCGTCATTGCCGTGCACAGTG GTCTGTCACGTCCTCACCCATCACCATCACTCCATTTCCCGTCCTCCTCCTACTTTCCCCACGGAGCCATCAGATACCCTCCTCACCTTGGTCAGGATCCCCTCAAGGACCTGGTGTCACTGGCTTGCGACCCCGCCAATCAGAGTGCCGCCTCG CTGAACGGCGGAAACCAAATGAAAGTGTCCAGCCATTACATATCTTCTCACATGTTGGCCCCATCCCTGGGCCCGGCCCCCTCACCTCTGCCCAGGACCCTGTCTGCAGACTCCAAGACCCCCAGCACCTCCTCCGAAGGCGGCCCAAACTCCCCCACGTCGCCCA CTTACTCTGCCCCCGGGACGCCGCCCACCAGTCGCCCCTCCTTTGTTGGAGTCACTCCTCGAGACCCTGGTGGACTCTACCAAGCCCAG TCTTGGTATCTGGGCAACTGA
- the LOC131129187 gene encoding alpha-2-HS-glycoprotein-like, translating into MCHHLLVPLLACALIPSHAAPLLKAVTCEEANVDAAANLAVRHINEHHHHGYKFKLGETQGSKYEKVGDGCNIDLQLMLFETSCHFTNPKPAEDCEMWELGDRGASASCTSMLSVQGGVATVTRHQCTTQLAMSNAEMVMTCPDCPSMMTLSDPEVVNVVAKAVQKYNQESNNQHYFALLEVGRVLLAYIPSLGMVKYPKFVLVETNCPKNSRIAPEACTPLCPDRAQHAMCSTSYSTMNEATSPECELYPAKNSAPLGPGEKEPVCAASFHHTHEATACMSQVTNRDPALHEICPFPLAVQLPHQEHVHH; encoded by the exons ATGTGCCATCACCTGCTCGTGCCTCTGCTGGCATGTGCTTTAATACCCAGCCATGCTGCACCACTTTTGAAGGCGGTCACGTGCGAGGAGGCCAACGTTGATGCGGCGGCGAACCTCGCCGTGCGTCACATCAATGAGCATCACCATCACGGCTACAAGTTCAAGCTTGGAGAGACCCAAGGGTCTAAATATGAAAAG GTGGGCGATGGGTGCAACATTGATTTGCAACTGATGCTCTTCGAGACCAGTTGTCACTTCACCAACCCTAAACCTGCTGAGGACTGCGAGATGTGGGAACTGGGTGACCGG GGCGCCTCCGCCTCCTGCACCAGCATGTTGAGCGTGCAGGGTGGCGTGGCCACAGTCACCCGCCATCAGTGCACCACTCAACTAG CTATGTCCAACGCGGAGATGGTCATGACATGTCCTGACTGTCCCTCGATGATGACTCTTAGCGACCCTGAAGTGGTGAATGTAGTCGCGAAGGCTGTGCAGAAATACAACCAGGAGTCCAACAACCAGCATTACTTTGCCCTGCTGGAAGTGGGACGTGTACTACTCGCG TACATCCCATCCCTCGGCATGGTGAAATACCCCAAATTTGTTTTGGTTGAGACAAACTGTCCTAAGAACTCCAGGATCGCCCCGGAGGCCTGCACGCCTCTCTGCCCTGACAGAGCT CAACACGCCATGTGCAGCACATCTTATTCCACCATGAACGAGGCTACATCACCTGAGTGTGAATTATACCCAGCCAAA AATTCCGCCCCCCTCGGGCCTGGCGAGAAAGAACCAGTGTGTGCGGCTTCCTTCCACCATACTCATGAAGCAACCGCCTGCATGTCTCAGGTGACCAACAGGGATCCGGCGCTCCATGAGATTTGTCCCTTCCCTCTTGCCGTACAGCTGCCACACCAAGAGCACGTCCATCACTGA
- the nfic gene encoding nuclear factor 1 C-type isoform X1: protein MKREGGWIWAGVDNRFNFLGWRLSSDMDEFHPFIEALLPQVRAFAYTWFNLQARKRKYFKKHEKRMTKEEERAVKEELLGEKAEVKQKWASRLLAKLRKDIRPECREDFVLSITGKKAACCVLSNPDQKGKMRRIDCLRQADKVWRLDLVMVILFKGIPLESTDGERLVKGVQCSNPILCVQPRHISVSVKELDLYLAYYVHDRDVEKSSSPGPTGVSSDQEDSRTATMDGPEFQDTFVTSGVFSVTELVQVSRTPVVSGVGPSFSMGELQGHLAYDLNQSVPTPVSVRRTLASTSSSGSKRHKSGSMEDEVASPGGEYYHSPSSPASSSRNWTDDMEGGVSPPVKKAELDSPSAQEDSPRLGSFTQHHRPVIAVHSGLSRPHPSPSLHFPSSSYFPHGAIRYPPHLGQDPLKDLVSLACDPANQSAASLNGGNQMKVSSHYISSHMLAPSLGPAPSPLPRTLSADSKTPSTSSEGGPNSPTSPTYSAPGTPPTSRPSFVGVTPRDPGGLYQAQSWYLGN, encoded by the exons GATGAGTTCCATCCGTTCATCGAGGCTCTGCTGCCACAGGTCCGCGCCTTCGCCTACACGTGGTTCAACCTCCAGGCCAGGAAGAGGAAGTACTTCAAGAAGCATGAGAAGCGGAtgaccaaagaagaagaaagggcaGTCAAAGAAGAACTCCTCGGGGAGAAGGCAGAG GTGAAACAGAAATGGGCCAGTCGTCTCCTGGCCAAGCTGAGGAAGGACATCAGACCTGAATGCAGAGAAGATTTTGTCCTGTCCATCACCGGCAAGAAAGCTGCATGCTGCGTCCTCTCTAACCCGGACCAAAAAGGCAAAATGAGACGCATCGACTGCCTCAGACAAGCCGATAAG GTGTGGAGGCTGGACTTGGTGATGGTGATCCTGTTTAAAGGAATCCCTTTGGAAAGCACAGACGGAGAGCGTCTGGTGAAGGGAGTCCAGTGCTCCAACCCGATCCTCTGTGTGCAGCCAAGACATATCTCGGTCTCCGTCAAGGAGCTGGACCTCTACTTGGCCTACTACGTGCATGACAGAG ACGTGGAGAAGAGCAGCAGTCCTGGTCCAACAGGAGTATCTTCTGATCAAGAGGACAGTCGCACTGCCACCATGG ATGGTCCAGAGTTCCAGGACACTTTTGTGACCTCTGGAGTTTTCAGTGTCACAGAGCTGGTTCAGGTGTCCAGAA CTCCTGTTGTCTCAGGAGTCGGGCCAAGTTTCTCCATGGGGGAGCTGCAAGGCCACTTGGCCTACGACCTCAACCAGTCTGTCCCCACACCTGTCAGCGTGCGCCGTACGCTGGCCAGCACCTCATCTAGCGG GAGTAAGCGCCATAAGTCTGGCTCCATGGAGGACGAGGTGGCCAGCCCAGGAGGCGAATATTACCATTCACCCTCATCTCCTGCCAGCAGCTCCAGAAACTGGACAGACGACATGGAAGGAG GTGTGTCTCCTCCGGTGAAGAAGGCAGAGCTGGACAGTCCTTCAGCACAGGAGGACTCTCCCAGACTGGGCTCCTTCACTCAGCACCATCGTCCCGTCATTGCCGTGCACAGTG GTCTGTCACGTCCTCACCCATCACCATCACTCCATTTCCCGTCCTCCTCCTACTTTCCCCACGGAGCCATCAGATACCCTCCTCACCTTGGTCAGGATCCCCTCAAGGACCTGGTGTCACTGGCTTGCGACCCCGCCAATCAGAGTGCCGCCTCG CTGAACGGCGGAAACCAAATGAAAGTGTCCAGCCATTACATATCTTCTCACATGTTGGCCCCATCCCTGGGCCCGGCCCCCTCACCTCTGCCCAGGACCCTGTCTGCAGACTCCAAGACCCCCAGCACCTCCTCCGAAGGCGGCCCAAACTCCCCCACGTCGCCCA CTTACTCTGCCCCCGGGACGCCGCCCACCAGTCGCCCCTCCTTTGTTGGAGTCACTCCTCGAGACCCTGGTGGACTCTACCAAGCCCAG TCTTGGTATCTGGGCAACTGA